The proteins below are encoded in one region of Pristis pectinata isolate sPriPec2 chromosome 37, sPriPec2.1.pri, whole genome shotgun sequence:
- the LOC127586630 gene encoding galactose-3-O-sulfotransferase 2-like isoform X1 encodes MQSHKAQGNVREDPGVRKPKIPQWCSLHNLWIIVVIFVTVILVVQALGIRDMRMKYEKVLKPWIFQVNNRMLEKTCQPKTHLMFLKTHKTASSTVLNILYRFGDARNLTFALPYQYYFGYPYLFKATMVKSYSPEKAQKFHILCHHMRFYKPQVEKVMPNGTFYVSILRNPVTLMESSFTYYKGSCSVFRKVNSLTQFLADPWKYYSPDGHDNQYARNTMWFDFGFDNNANDTEEYVDFVINEIENTFHLILISEYFDESMVLLKDALCWEFDDVVSFKLNVRNKVTVRSLSEVDVKRIKAWNSLDWRLYLHFNQTFWQKVEQYGRKRMADDVLVLQRAGKELGDLCLNGSRPVDTSQIQDKKLKPYQQGNARIMGYNLNTNLDESTWEKCIRMVTPELQYKDRLDAKLFPP; translated from the exons ATGCAGAGCCACAAAGCGCAAGGCAATGTCAGAGAAGATCCGGGGGTCAG GAAGCCAAAGATACCCCAATGGTGTTCGCTCCACAACCTGTGGATCATTGTGGTCATCTTCGTGACCGTCATCCTGGTAGTCCAGGCACTGGGAATCAGGGATATGAg GATGAAGTATGAAAAGGTACTGAAGCCTTGGATTTTCCAAGTGAACAACAGGATGCTGGAGAAAACCTGTCAACCCAAGACTCACCTAATGTTCCTAAAGACACACAAGACagccagcagtacagtgctaaaCATCTTGTACCGCTTTGGGGACGCCAGGAACTTAACCTTCGCCCTCCCCTACCAATACTACTTTGGCTATCCCTACCTCTTCAAAGCAACAATGGTTAAATCTTACAGCCCTGAAAAGGCACAGAAGTTTCACATACTTTGTCACCACATGAGGTTCTATAAGCCTCAG gTTGAGAAAGTGATGCCAAATGGGACCTTTTACGTGTCCATCTTACGAAACCCAGTGACCTTGATGGAGTCATCCTTCACCTATTACAAAGGGTCTTGCTCGGTCTTCAGGAAGGTGAATTCACTGACGCAGTTCTTGGCCGATCCGTGGAAATACTACTCCCCAGACGGCCATGACAACCAGTACGCCAGGAACACCATGTGGTTTGACTTCGGTTTCGATAACAACGCAAATGACACGGAGGAGTACGTGGATTTTGTCATAAATGAGATCGAGAACACTTTCCACCTCATCCTCATCTCAGAGTACTTTGACGAGTCGATGGTCTTGTTGAAAGACGCGCTCTGCTGGGAGTTTGACGACGTGGTTTCCTTCAAGCTGAATGTCAGGAACAAAGTCACCGTGAGGTCGCTGTCCGAGGTGGATGTGAAGCGAATCAAGGCCTGGAACTCGCTGGACTGGAGGCTGTACCTACATTTCAACCAGACCTTCTGGCAGAAGGTGGAGCAGTATGGCCGTAAGAGAATGGCGGATGACGTCCTCGTTCTGCAGAGGGCAGGCAAAGAGTTAGGCGACCTCTGCCTGAATGGAAGCAGGCCAGTAGACACCAGTCAGATCCAAGACAAAAAGCTCAAACCCTACCAACAGGGCAATGCTCGAATTATGGGCTACAATCTCAACACAAACCTCGACGAAAGCACCTGGGAAAAATGTATTCGCATGGTGACGCCTGAGCTGCAGTACAAGGACCGGTTGGATGCCAAGCTCTTTCCCCCTTGA
- the LOC127586630 gene encoding galactose-3-O-sulfotransferase 2-like isoform X2: MRMKYEKVLKPWIFQVNNRMLEKTCQPKTHLMFLKTHKTASSTVLNILYRFGDARNLTFALPYQYYFGYPYLFKATMVKSYSPEKAQKFHILCHHMRFYKPQVEKVMPNGTFYVSILRNPVTLMESSFTYYKGSCSVFRKVNSLTQFLADPWKYYSPDGHDNQYARNTMWFDFGFDNNANDTEEYVDFVINEIENTFHLILISEYFDESMVLLKDALCWEFDDVVSFKLNVRNKVTVRSLSEVDVKRIKAWNSLDWRLYLHFNQTFWQKVEQYGRKRMADDVLVLQRAGKELGDLCLNGSRPVDTSQIQDKKLKPYQQGNARIMGYNLNTNLDESTWEKCIRMVTPELQYKDRLDAKLFPP; the protein is encoded by the exons ATGAg GATGAAGTATGAAAAGGTACTGAAGCCTTGGATTTTCCAAGTGAACAACAGGATGCTGGAGAAAACCTGTCAACCCAAGACTCACCTAATGTTCCTAAAGACACACAAGACagccagcagtacagtgctaaaCATCTTGTACCGCTTTGGGGACGCCAGGAACTTAACCTTCGCCCTCCCCTACCAATACTACTTTGGCTATCCCTACCTCTTCAAAGCAACAATGGTTAAATCTTACAGCCCTGAAAAGGCACAGAAGTTTCACATACTTTGTCACCACATGAGGTTCTATAAGCCTCAG gTTGAGAAAGTGATGCCAAATGGGACCTTTTACGTGTCCATCTTACGAAACCCAGTGACCTTGATGGAGTCATCCTTCACCTATTACAAAGGGTCTTGCTCGGTCTTCAGGAAGGTGAATTCACTGACGCAGTTCTTGGCCGATCCGTGGAAATACTACTCCCCAGACGGCCATGACAACCAGTACGCCAGGAACACCATGTGGTTTGACTTCGGTTTCGATAACAACGCAAATGACACGGAGGAGTACGTGGATTTTGTCATAAATGAGATCGAGAACACTTTCCACCTCATCCTCATCTCAGAGTACTTTGACGAGTCGATGGTCTTGTTGAAAGACGCGCTCTGCTGGGAGTTTGACGACGTGGTTTCCTTCAAGCTGAATGTCAGGAACAAAGTCACCGTGAGGTCGCTGTCCGAGGTGGATGTGAAGCGAATCAAGGCCTGGAACTCGCTGGACTGGAGGCTGTACCTACATTTCAACCAGACCTTCTGGCAGAAGGTGGAGCAGTATGGCCGTAAGAGAATGGCGGATGACGTCCTCGTTCTGCAGAGGGCAGGCAAAGAGTTAGGCGACCTCTGCCTGAATGGAAGCAGGCCAGTAGACACCAGTCAGATCCAAGACAAAAAGCTCAAACCCTACCAACAGGGCAATGCTCGAATTATGGGCTACAATCTCAACACAAACCTCGACGAAAGCACCTGGGAAAAATGTATTCGCATGGTGACGCCTGAGCTGCAGTACAAGGACCGGTTGGATGCCAAGCTCTTTCCCCCTTGA